From a region of the Candidatus Dormiibacterota bacterium genome:
- a CDS encoding response regulator transcription factor, protein MDRLTSTPTLDLLSSHDPTDQAPAGETTILVIDDDPTMGTMLTMLGREHGFTVQVATDGFEGLRLAEQSDADLIVLDLNLPRLTGLDVCRRIRAAGIEVPILMVSANHDVVDVVVGLEIGADDYVTKPFELRELAARIGAQLRRQRRSAAQVRPGRLKFPGLVIDFGRHEVLRDGEAVGLTPTEFNLLALLATRPGRVVSRAEMIQQVWGQGAELDARSVDAHVYRLRRKIEPNNEHPTYVHAVPGVGYRFDYRPVGGSLTPA, encoded by the coding sequence ATGGACCGCCTCACCTCCACACCCACCCTGGACCTCCTCAGCAGCCACGACCCGACTGATCAGGCACCTGCCGGCGAGACCACGATCCTCGTGATCGACGACGACCCCACCATGGGCACGATGCTGACCATGCTCGGCCGCGAGCACGGCTTCACCGTCCAGGTGGCCACCGACGGCTTCGAAGGACTGCGTCTCGCCGAACAGTCCGACGCCGACCTCATCGTCCTGGATCTCAACCTGCCCCGCCTGACCGGCCTCGACGTCTGCCGCCGCATCCGCGCCGCAGGGATCGAGGTGCCCATCCTCATGGTGTCGGCGAACCACGACGTCGTCGACGTCGTCGTCGGTCTCGAGATCGGCGCCGACGACTACGTCACCAAGCCCTTCGAGCTGCGCGAGCTCGCGGCCCGGATCGGCGCCCAGCTGCGCCGCCAGCGTCGCAGCGCCGCCCAGGTGCGCCCCGGCCGCCTGAAGTTCCCCGGCCTGGTGATCGACTTCGGCCGCCACGAGGTGCTGCGCGACGGCGAGGCGGTGGGACTCACCCCGACCGAGTTCAACCTGCTCGCCCTGCTCGCCACCCGCCCCGGCCGCGTCGTCTCCCGCGCCGAGATGATCCAGCAGGTGTGGGGCCAGGGCGCCGAACTCGACGCCCGCAGCGTCGACGCCCACGTCTACCGGCTGCGCCGCAAGATCGAGCCGAACAACGAGCATCCGACGTATGTGCACGCCGTGCCCGGTGTCGGGTACCGGTTCGACTACCGGCCGGTGGGGGGCTCTCTGACACCGGCGTAG
- a CDS encoding Glu/Leu/Phe/Val dehydrogenase, whose amino-acid sequence MASTTSAFADAQRRVDAAAAALGLDGGIRAVLREIKRELVVHFPVAFDDGSHTVFTGFRVQHNIVRGPAKGGILYAPWLTVDDIRALAMVMTWKSAVVDLPFGGAKGGVICDPRRLSIGELERLTRRFTTEIALLIGPEKDIPAPDMGTTPQIMAWMMDTISMNAGYSVPAAVTGKPIDIGGTAGRDSAIARGLTMVTLWSLQELGIDPVGASVALQGFGHVGAECALSLAEAGLRVIAVTDSRGGVHRPEGLDVPALAAHVRGGGSVAESGAGEVIGPADVLELEVDVLVPAAVQAQIHAGNAGRVRARLIAEGANAAITPDADPVLDAAGIVVIPDILASAGGVVVSYFEWVQDLQALFWEEREVMRRLEDVMRRAHDHVGRTAAEHGISLRDAAYRVAVDRVARATEVRGIYP is encoded by the coding sequence GTGGCCTCCACCACCTCCGCCTTCGCCGACGCGCAGCGCCGCGTCGACGCCGCCGCCGCCGCTCTCGGGCTCGACGGCGGCATCCGCGCGGTGCTCCGCGAGATCAAGCGCGAGCTCGTCGTCCACTTCCCGGTGGCCTTCGACGACGGCAGCCACACGGTGTTCACCGGTTTCCGGGTGCAGCACAACATCGTCCGGGGCCCGGCCAAGGGCGGCATCCTCTACGCGCCGTGGCTCACCGTCGACGACATCCGCGCTCTCGCGATGGTGATGACCTGGAAGTCGGCGGTCGTCGACCTCCCCTTCGGCGGTGCCAAGGGCGGGGTGATCTGCGACCCCCGCCGGCTCAGCATCGGCGAGCTGGAGCGGCTGACCCGCCGCTTCACCACCGAGATCGCGCTCCTCATCGGTCCCGAGAAGGACATCCCCGCGCCCGACATGGGGACGACGCCGCAGATCATGGCCTGGATGATGGACACCATCTCCATGAACGCCGGCTACTCGGTGCCCGCCGCGGTCACCGGCAAGCCGATCGACATCGGTGGCACGGCGGGCCGCGACTCCGCGATCGCCCGCGGGCTGACGATGGTCACGTTGTGGTCACTCCAGGAGCTCGGCATCGACCCGGTGGGCGCGTCGGTGGCGCTCCAGGGTTTCGGGCACGTGGGCGCGGAGTGCGCGCTGAGCCTCGCCGAGGCGGGGCTCAGAGTGATCGCGGTCACGGACAGTCGCGGCGGCGTGCACCGCCCCGAGGGCCTCGACGTGCCCGCGCTCGCCGCCCACGTGCGCGGCGGCGGCAGCGTCGCGGAGAGCGGCGCGGGCGAGGTGATCGGTCCCGCCGACGTGCTCGAGCTCGAGGTCGACGTGCTCGTCCCCGCCGCGGTGCAGGCGCAGATCCATGCCGGCAACGCCGGACGGGTGCGCGCCCGTCTCATCGCCGAGGGCGCCAACGCCGCCATCACCCCCGACGCCGACCCCGTGCTCGACGCCGCCGGCATCGTGGTGATCCCCGACATCCTCGCCAGCGCCGGCGGCGTGGTGGTCTCGTACTTCGAGTGGGTGCAGGACCTGCAGGCGCTCTTCTGGGAGGAACGCGAGGTGATGCGCCGCCTCGAGGACGTGATGCGCCGCGCCCACGACCACGTCGGCCGCACCGCCGCCGAGCACGGCATCAGCCTCCGCGACGCCGCCTACCGCGTCGCGGTCGACCGGGTGGCGAGGGCCACCGAGGTACGGGGCATCTATCCGTGA
- a CDS encoding polyhydroxyalkanoate synthesis regulator DNA-binding domain-containing protein, with the protein MRALETHVIKKYANRKLYDTHSRRYVTLDVIAELLREGHDVRVVDRTSGEDITAVTLSQILLDLERQRRGPQPEPLLVDAVRERGEQLIAMVRASLALPRELRQRATDSLASTTQHLESRVDDVVTTGLHNLNIATAEEVEALGRRVDELAARVDALDAALGETSPRTRPPGGRD; encoded by the coding sequence GTGCGGGCGCTGGAAACGCACGTCATCAAGAAGTACGCCAACCGCAAGCTCTACGACACCCACTCACGCCGCTACGTGACCCTGGACGTGATCGCCGAGCTGCTGCGCGAGGGCCACGACGTCCGGGTGGTCGATCGGACCAGCGGCGAGGACATCACCGCGGTGACCCTGAGCCAGATCCTGCTCGACCTCGAGCGCCAGCGCCGGGGGCCGCAGCCCGAGCCCCTGCTCGTCGACGCGGTGCGCGAGCGGGGCGAGCAGCTCATCGCCATGGTGCGCGCCTCGCTGGCGCTGCCACGCGAGCTCCGGCAGCGCGCCACCGACAGCCTGGCGAGCACCACCCAGCATCTCGAGAGCCGCGTCGACGACGTCGTCACCACCGGCCTGCACAACCTGAACATCGCCACCGCCGAGGAGGTCGAGGCGCTGGGACGGCGGGTGGACGAGCTCGCCGCGCGCGTCGACGCGCTCGACGCCGCCCTCGGCGAGACGTCGCCGCGCACGCGGCCGCCCGGCGGCCGGGACTGA
- a CDS encoding GntG family PLP-dependent aldolase → MPESRVDLRSDTFTVPDRAMRRAMAEAEVGDDVWGEDPTVRRLEETIAAMLGKAAALYVPSGTMANLCAVAAQTRPGDEVISDAEAHLVVYEVAGAAVVAGVQLRTVAASGGVPTSAMVEAAVRLPNIHHPRSRLLALENTHNRRGGLAVPASAVAEAAEAAHRHGIAVHCDGARIFNAAIALDCPAASLVEHCDSVSVCFSKGLGAPVGSALAGAVETVDEARRWRKRLGGGMRQAGVIAAAALHALEHNVDRLAEDHAHARLLADLLSDAPGVRVIRPAVPTNIVLLETAAAAVEVAERAAAQGVLASVMDPQLLRCMTHLGVDAGAVRRAGRVLRTVLRDCAAARPRPAG, encoded by the coding sequence ATGCCTGAGAGCCGCGTCGATCTCCGCAGCGACACCTTCACCGTCCCCGACCGGGCGATGCGACGGGCGATGGCGGAGGCGGAGGTCGGCGACGACGTCTGGGGCGAGGACCCGACCGTGCGCCGCCTCGAGGAGACCATCGCGGCGATGCTCGGCAAGGCCGCCGCCCTGTACGTCCCCAGCGGCACGATGGCCAACCTCTGTGCGGTGGCGGCGCAGACCCGCCCCGGCGACGAGGTGATCAGCGACGCCGAGGCCCACCTGGTCGTGTACGAGGTGGCGGGCGCGGCGGTGGTCGCCGGAGTGCAGCTGCGCACCGTCGCGGCCTCCGGCGGGGTGCCCACCTCGGCGATGGTGGAGGCCGCGGTGCGCCTCCCCAACATCCATCACCCGCGCTCGCGTCTGCTCGCCCTGGAGAACACCCACAACCGTCGCGGCGGCCTCGCCGTCCCCGCCTCCGCGGTCGCCGAGGCGGCGGAGGCGGCCCACCGTCACGGCATTGCGGTGCACTGCGACGGAGCGCGCATCTTCAACGCCGCGATCGCCCTCGACTGCCCCGCGGCCAGCCTGGTGGAGCACTGCGACAGCGTCTCGGTCTGCTTCAGCAAGGGCCTCGGCGCACCGGTGGGCTCGGCGCTGGCCGGCGCCGTCGAGACCGTCGACGAGGCCCGGCGCTGGCGCAAGCGGCTCGGCGGAGGGATGCGCCAGGCTGGGGTCATCGCCGCCGCCGCACTCCACGCGCTCGAGCACAACGTCGACCGGCTCGCCGAGGACCATGCTCACGCCCGCCTGCTCGCCGACCTGCTCAGCGACGCCCCCGGGGTGCGGGTGATCCGCCCGGCGGTGCCGACGAACATCGTCCTGCTCGAGACCGCGGCAGCGGCGGTCGAGGTGGCGGAACGGGCCGCCGCCCAGGGCGTGCTCGCCTCGGTGATGGACCCTCAGCTGCTCCGCTGCATGACCCATCTCGGCGTCGACGCCGGAGCGGTGCGCCGTGCCGGCAGGGTGCTGCGGACGGTGCTGCGCGACTGCGCCGCCGCACGTCCGCGCCCCGCGGGGTAG